The Triticum aestivum cultivar Chinese Spring chromosome 7B, IWGSC CS RefSeq v2.1, whole genome shotgun sequence genome window below encodes:
- the LOC123160380 gene encoding MORC family CW-type zinc finger protein 3 isoform X3: MESLCYLEAKKCVEGIDLNEPPHRNRGVGLSHVLLQKDCKNICRTKACDVSIELPSLWSISNFVSSKVYELNNFLKFSLYPDPEDARQSSEWGKFIHFLWHNKRAGIVRHGSFTFHILPAQSEERPNYSHAVILYETERKDPVICKRRTGISEKSNKSEEICDSVPNPRVLNASHIHHDPESSPCESVEDGNRISDSLVKRGTSTLRKNFVSTDPTYLRTLSQTHAGWIFGAIAELIDNSRDAGASRLDIFIQTMFSKKAAGKVPVLSVIDDGRGMAYPEMMRMISFGHKRPNEHCNEQIGRFGIGFKTGAMKLGKDAIVLTQTSTSRSVSFLSQSFNENKDNLEIPVVTYRKEGQYMEVDLSVQSEATAKYNLNAIKEFSPFNEYFIGEKLGLFGEEGTGTQIYIWNLDRWGKDYTLDWNSGRTDENPTDKGHGDILIRSKRVRSRLGQTSKQVPLDYSLHSYLEVIFRNPRMKITVQGSKSYKRVGGQMHNADTGRGVIGVADITELVDDEDGNSWVLNSKQGFQDCEMYAELEEWLGSSMDEYWETNFDNVELGKAAGRCKPDHEWVQCYGCRKWRVLTAGFDTESLPDQWFCLMPPFNGKCMIPEQQMGQGTITIGEKRSGNVGRIRITQREATAKVDTNKTGNNEFSQDEDVKNVKLIPTIVNKRKNTSNGTNSIEDDLDSNSSQTESVAPRHVLKRIRRGAARSCKT; encoded by the exons ATGGAATCATTGTGTTACTTG GAGGCGAAGAAATGCGTGGAAGGGATTGATTTGAATGAACCACCACACAGAAACCGAG GTGTCGGGTTGAGCCATGTACTGCTGCAAAAGGATTGTAAGAACATATGCCGCACAAAAGCTTGTGATGTTTCAATAGAATT GCCCTCTCTTTGGTCAATTAGTAATTTCGTGTCAAGTAAGGTATACGAGCTGAATAATTTCCTGAAATTTTCGCTGTATCCTGATCCGGAAGATGCTCGCCAGAGTAGTGAATGGGGAAAGTTTATACATTTCCTTTGGCACAATAAGAGG GCCGGTATTGTTAGACATGGGTCCTTCACCTTTCACATTCTTCCTGCTCAATCTGAAGAACGCCCTAACTACTCACATGCTGTGATCTTGTATGAGACTGAACGAAAAGATCCTGTAATCTGCAAAAGGAGGACCGGAATATCCG AGAAATCCAACAAAAGCGAGGAGATCTGTGATAGTGTACCCAATCCAAGAGTGCTGAATGCTTCACATATACACCATGATCCAGAATCCTCACCATGTGAATCTGTTGAAGATGGTAATAGAATTTCAGATTCATTAGTGAAAAGGGGAACATCTACTCTTAGAAAAAATTTCGTCAGCACAGACCCTACTTATCTCCGAACACTCAGTCAGACACATGCTGGCTGGATCTTTGGAGCAATAGCAGAGCTCATTGACAACTCCAGAGATGCTGGTGCATCCAG GTTGGATATTTTCATCCAAACTATGTTTTCGAAGAAAGCAGCAGGCAAAGTTCCTGTTTTATCTGTGATTGATGATGGGCGTGGCATGGCTTACCCTGAAATGATGAGAATGATCTCATTTGGTCATAAACGACCAAATGAACATTGCAATGAGCAGATTGGGAGGTTTGGAATTGGATTTAAG ACTGGTGCAATGAAACTTGGGAAAGATGCAATTGTGCTTACCCAAACTTCAACTTCCAGATCAGTGTCCTTTCTATCCCAGTCTTTTAATGAAAATAAAGAT AATCTTGAGATCCCTGTGGTGACCTATCGGAAGGAAGGACAATACATGGAAGTTGATTTGAGTGTCCAGTCTGAAGCTACTGCAAAATATAACCTAAATGCTATCAAGGAATTCTCTCCCTTTAATGAGTATTTCATCGGAGAAAAGCTAGGTTTATTTGGTGAAGAGGGTACTGGAACACAGATTTATATATGGAATTTAGATAGGTGGGGTAAAGACTACACCTTGGACTGGAATTCAGGGAGGACTGATGAAAACCCCACTGACAAAGGTCATGGAGACATATTAATCCGGTCAAAAAGAGTCAGATCACGTCTAGGACAAACAAGTAAACAG GTCCCATTGGACTATTCACTTCACTCTTACCTGGAAGTTATCTTCCGGAATCCTCGAATGAAAATCACAGTGCAAGGGTCTAAG TCTTACAAACGTGTTGGAGGTCAAATGCATAATGCTGACACGGGACGTGGAGTAATAGGAGTTGCAGATATTACAGAACTCGTT gatgatgaagatggcaattCATGGGTTCTTAACAGCAAACAAGGTTTTCAAGATTGTGAAATGTATGCTGAGCTGGAGGAATGGCTGGGTAGCAGTATGGATGAATACTGGGAAACAAATTTTGACAATGTAGAATTG GGAAAAGCGGCCGGCCGCTGCAAGCCTGATCATGAATGGGTTCAGTGTTATGGCTGTCGTAAATGGAGAGTGTTGACTGCCGGCTTTGATACGGAATCTCTACCAGATCAATG GTTTTGCTTGATGCCACCCTTCAATGGGAAATGTATGATACCAGAGCAACAAATGGGCCAAGGTACCATAACCATAGGCGAGAAAAGGTCCGGTAATGTTGGCCGCATTAGGATTACCCAGCGGGAAGCTACAGCTAAGGTTGATACAAACAAAACAGGGAACAATGAGTTCAGTCAGGATGAAGACGTGAAG AATGTAAAGCTAATCCCAACAATCGTCAACAAGCGAAAGAATACTTCCAACGGCACGAACAGCATCGAAG ATGATTTGGACAGCAATTCCTCGCAAACTGAGTCTGTTGCTCCTCGCCATGTTTTGAAGAGGATACGAAGGGGTGCCGCAAGAAGTTGCAAGACGTGA
- the LOC123160380 gene encoding MORC family CW-type zinc finger protein 3 isoform X2, which yields MEAKKCVEGIDLNEPPHRNRGVGLSHVLLQKDCKNICRTKACDVSIELPSLWSISNFVSSKVYELNNFLKFSLYPDPEDARQSSEWGKFIHFLWHNKRAGIVRHGSFTFHILPAQSEERPNYSHAVILYETERKDPVICKRRTGISEKSNKSEEICDSVPNPRVLNASHIHHDPESSPCESVEDGNRISDSLVKRGTSTLRKNFVSTDPTYLRTLSQTHAGWIFGAIAELIDNSRDAGASRLDIFIQTMFSKKAAGKVPVLSVIDDGRGMAYPEMMRMISFGHKRPNEHCNEQIGRFGIGFKTGAMKLGKDAIVLTQTSTSRSVSFLSQSFNENKDNLEIPVVTYRKEGQYMEVDLSVQSEATAKYNLNAIKEFSPFNEYFIGEKLGLFGEEGTGTQIYIWNLDRWGKDYTLDWNSGRTDENPTDKGHGDILIRSKRVRSRLGQTSKQVPLDYSLHSYLEVIFRNPRMKITVQGSKVKARPLDKSLNTTSVISGDIAGRTIELTIGMSKVEWERTNCGVFLYWRGRLIESYKRVGGQMHNADTGRGVIGVADITELVDDEDGNSWVLNSKQGFQDCEMYAELEEWLGSSMDEYWETNFDNVELGKAAGRCKPDHEWVQCYGCRKWRVLTAGFDTESLPDQWFCLMPPFNGKCMIPEQQMGQGTITIGEKRSGNVGRIRITQREATAKVDTNKTGNNEFSQDEDVKNVKLIPTIVNKRKNTSNGTNSIEDDLDSNSSQTESVAPRHVLKRIRRGAARSCKT from the exons ATG GAGGCGAAGAAATGCGTGGAAGGGATTGATTTGAATGAACCACCACACAGAAACCGAG GTGTCGGGTTGAGCCATGTACTGCTGCAAAAGGATTGTAAGAACATATGCCGCACAAAAGCTTGTGATGTTTCAATAGAATT GCCCTCTCTTTGGTCAATTAGTAATTTCGTGTCAAGTAAGGTATACGAGCTGAATAATTTCCTGAAATTTTCGCTGTATCCTGATCCGGAAGATGCTCGCCAGAGTAGTGAATGGGGAAAGTTTATACATTTCCTTTGGCACAATAAGAGG GCCGGTATTGTTAGACATGGGTCCTTCACCTTTCACATTCTTCCTGCTCAATCTGAAGAACGCCCTAACTACTCACATGCTGTGATCTTGTATGAGACTGAACGAAAAGATCCTGTAATCTGCAAAAGGAGGACCGGAATATCCG AGAAATCCAACAAAAGCGAGGAGATCTGTGATAGTGTACCCAATCCAAGAGTGCTGAATGCTTCACATATACACCATGATCCAGAATCCTCACCATGTGAATCTGTTGAAGATGGTAATAGAATTTCAGATTCATTAGTGAAAAGGGGAACATCTACTCTTAGAAAAAATTTCGTCAGCACAGACCCTACTTATCTCCGAACACTCAGTCAGACACATGCTGGCTGGATCTTTGGAGCAATAGCAGAGCTCATTGACAACTCCAGAGATGCTGGTGCATCCAG GTTGGATATTTTCATCCAAACTATGTTTTCGAAGAAAGCAGCAGGCAAAGTTCCTGTTTTATCTGTGATTGATGATGGGCGTGGCATGGCTTACCCTGAAATGATGAGAATGATCTCATTTGGTCATAAACGACCAAATGAACATTGCAATGAGCAGATTGGGAGGTTTGGAATTGGATTTAAG ACTGGTGCAATGAAACTTGGGAAAGATGCAATTGTGCTTACCCAAACTTCAACTTCCAGATCAGTGTCCTTTCTATCCCAGTCTTTTAATGAAAATAAAGAT AATCTTGAGATCCCTGTGGTGACCTATCGGAAGGAAGGACAATACATGGAAGTTGATTTGAGTGTCCAGTCTGAAGCTACTGCAAAATATAACCTAAATGCTATCAAGGAATTCTCTCCCTTTAATGAGTATTTCATCGGAGAAAAGCTAGGTTTATTTGGTGAAGAGGGTACTGGAACACAGATTTATATATGGAATTTAGATAGGTGGGGTAAAGACTACACCTTGGACTGGAATTCAGGGAGGACTGATGAAAACCCCACTGACAAAGGTCATGGAGACATATTAATCCGGTCAAAAAGAGTCAGATCACGTCTAGGACAAACAAGTAAACAG GTCCCATTGGACTATTCACTTCACTCTTACCTGGAAGTTATCTTCCGGAATCCTCGAATGAAAATCACAGTGCAAGGGTCTAAG GTCAAAGCGCGTCCTTTGGACAAGAGCCTTAACACGACTTCAGTGATTTCTGGTGACATTGCGGGAAGGACCATTGAGTTGACTATTGGAATGAGCAAAGTAGAATGGGAAAGAACGAACTGTGGGGTTTTCTTGTATTGGCGTGGTCGACTAATAGAG TCTTACAAACGTGTTGGAGGTCAAATGCATAATGCTGACACGGGACGTGGAGTAATAGGAGTTGCAGATATTACAGAACTCGTT gatgatgaagatggcaattCATGGGTTCTTAACAGCAAACAAGGTTTTCAAGATTGTGAAATGTATGCTGAGCTGGAGGAATGGCTGGGTAGCAGTATGGATGAATACTGGGAAACAAATTTTGACAATGTAGAATTG GGAAAAGCGGCCGGCCGCTGCAAGCCTGATCATGAATGGGTTCAGTGTTATGGCTGTCGTAAATGGAGAGTGTTGACTGCCGGCTTTGATACGGAATCTCTACCAGATCAATG GTTTTGCTTGATGCCACCCTTCAATGGGAAATGTATGATACCAGAGCAACAAATGGGCCAAGGTACCATAACCATAGGCGAGAAAAGGTCCGGTAATGTTGGCCGCATTAGGATTACCCAGCGGGAAGCTACAGCTAAGGTTGATACAAACAAAACAGGGAACAATGAGTTCAGTCAGGATGAAGACGTGAAG AATGTAAAGCTAATCCCAACAATCGTCAACAAGCGAAAGAATACTTCCAACGGCACGAACAGCATCGAAG ATGATTTGGACAGCAATTCCTCGCAAACTGAGTCTGTTGCTCCTCGCCATGTTTTGAAGAGGATACGAAGGGGTGCCGCAAGAAGTTGCAAGACGTGA
- the LOC123160380 gene encoding MORC family CW-type zinc finger protein 3 isoform X1 codes for MESLCYLEAKKCVEGIDLNEPPHRNRGVGLSHVLLQKDCKNICRTKACDVSIELPSLWSISNFVSSKVYELNNFLKFSLYPDPEDARQSSEWGKFIHFLWHNKRAGIVRHGSFTFHILPAQSEERPNYSHAVILYETERKDPVICKRRTGISEKSNKSEEICDSVPNPRVLNASHIHHDPESSPCESVEDGNRISDSLVKRGTSTLRKNFVSTDPTYLRTLSQTHAGWIFGAIAELIDNSRDAGASRLDIFIQTMFSKKAAGKVPVLSVIDDGRGMAYPEMMRMISFGHKRPNEHCNEQIGRFGIGFKTGAMKLGKDAIVLTQTSTSRSVSFLSQSFNENKDNLEIPVVTYRKEGQYMEVDLSVQSEATAKYNLNAIKEFSPFNEYFIGEKLGLFGEEGTGTQIYIWNLDRWGKDYTLDWNSGRTDENPTDKGHGDILIRSKRVRSRLGQTSKQVPLDYSLHSYLEVIFRNPRMKITVQGSKVKARPLDKSLNTTSVISGDIAGRTIELTIGMSKVEWERTNCGVFLYWRGRLIESYKRVGGQMHNADTGRGVIGVADITELVDDEDGNSWVLNSKQGFQDCEMYAELEEWLGSSMDEYWETNFDNVELGKAAGRCKPDHEWVQCYGCRKWRVLTAGFDTESLPDQWFCLMPPFNGKCMIPEQQMGQGTITIGEKRSGNVGRIRITQREATAKVDTNKTGNNEFSQDEDVKNVKLIPTIVNKRKNTSNGTNSIEDDLDSNSSQTESVAPRHVLKRIRRGAARSCKT; via the exons ATGGAATCATTGTGTTACTTG GAGGCGAAGAAATGCGTGGAAGGGATTGATTTGAATGAACCACCACACAGAAACCGAG GTGTCGGGTTGAGCCATGTACTGCTGCAAAAGGATTGTAAGAACATATGCCGCACAAAAGCTTGTGATGTTTCAATAGAATT GCCCTCTCTTTGGTCAATTAGTAATTTCGTGTCAAGTAAGGTATACGAGCTGAATAATTTCCTGAAATTTTCGCTGTATCCTGATCCGGAAGATGCTCGCCAGAGTAGTGAATGGGGAAAGTTTATACATTTCCTTTGGCACAATAAGAGG GCCGGTATTGTTAGACATGGGTCCTTCACCTTTCACATTCTTCCTGCTCAATCTGAAGAACGCCCTAACTACTCACATGCTGTGATCTTGTATGAGACTGAACGAAAAGATCCTGTAATCTGCAAAAGGAGGACCGGAATATCCG AGAAATCCAACAAAAGCGAGGAGATCTGTGATAGTGTACCCAATCCAAGAGTGCTGAATGCTTCACATATACACCATGATCCAGAATCCTCACCATGTGAATCTGTTGAAGATGGTAATAGAATTTCAGATTCATTAGTGAAAAGGGGAACATCTACTCTTAGAAAAAATTTCGTCAGCACAGACCCTACTTATCTCCGAACACTCAGTCAGACACATGCTGGCTGGATCTTTGGAGCAATAGCAGAGCTCATTGACAACTCCAGAGATGCTGGTGCATCCAG GTTGGATATTTTCATCCAAACTATGTTTTCGAAGAAAGCAGCAGGCAAAGTTCCTGTTTTATCTGTGATTGATGATGGGCGTGGCATGGCTTACCCTGAAATGATGAGAATGATCTCATTTGGTCATAAACGACCAAATGAACATTGCAATGAGCAGATTGGGAGGTTTGGAATTGGATTTAAG ACTGGTGCAATGAAACTTGGGAAAGATGCAATTGTGCTTACCCAAACTTCAACTTCCAGATCAGTGTCCTTTCTATCCCAGTCTTTTAATGAAAATAAAGAT AATCTTGAGATCCCTGTGGTGACCTATCGGAAGGAAGGACAATACATGGAAGTTGATTTGAGTGTCCAGTCTGAAGCTACTGCAAAATATAACCTAAATGCTATCAAGGAATTCTCTCCCTTTAATGAGTATTTCATCGGAGAAAAGCTAGGTTTATTTGGTGAAGAGGGTACTGGAACACAGATTTATATATGGAATTTAGATAGGTGGGGTAAAGACTACACCTTGGACTGGAATTCAGGGAGGACTGATGAAAACCCCACTGACAAAGGTCATGGAGACATATTAATCCGGTCAAAAAGAGTCAGATCACGTCTAGGACAAACAAGTAAACAG GTCCCATTGGACTATTCACTTCACTCTTACCTGGAAGTTATCTTCCGGAATCCTCGAATGAAAATCACAGTGCAAGGGTCTAAG GTCAAAGCGCGTCCTTTGGACAAGAGCCTTAACACGACTTCAGTGATTTCTGGTGACATTGCGGGAAGGACCATTGAGTTGACTATTGGAATGAGCAAAGTAGAATGGGAAAGAACGAACTGTGGGGTTTTCTTGTATTGGCGTGGTCGACTAATAGAG TCTTACAAACGTGTTGGAGGTCAAATGCATAATGCTGACACGGGACGTGGAGTAATAGGAGTTGCAGATATTACAGAACTCGTT gatgatgaagatggcaattCATGGGTTCTTAACAGCAAACAAGGTTTTCAAGATTGTGAAATGTATGCTGAGCTGGAGGAATGGCTGGGTAGCAGTATGGATGAATACTGGGAAACAAATTTTGACAATGTAGAATTG GGAAAAGCGGCCGGCCGCTGCAAGCCTGATCATGAATGGGTTCAGTGTTATGGCTGTCGTAAATGGAGAGTGTTGACTGCCGGCTTTGATACGGAATCTCTACCAGATCAATG GTTTTGCTTGATGCCACCCTTCAATGGGAAATGTATGATACCAGAGCAACAAATGGGCCAAGGTACCATAACCATAGGCGAGAAAAGGTCCGGTAATGTTGGCCGCATTAGGATTACCCAGCGGGAAGCTACAGCTAAGGTTGATACAAACAAAACAGGGAACAATGAGTTCAGTCAGGATGAAGACGTGAAG AATGTAAAGCTAATCCCAACAATCGTCAACAAGCGAAAGAATACTTCCAACGGCACGAACAGCATCGAAG ATGATTTGGACAGCAATTCCTCGCAAACTGAGTCTGTTGCTCCTCGCCATGTTTTGAAGAGGATACGAAGGGGTGCCGCAAGAAGTTGCAAGACGTGA